DNA from Chryseomicrobium sp. FSL W7-1435:
GAGCGCGCGAAAGCGGGTCTTTTCCTAGCTATGCAGTACCCAAGTGAGATCAATGGCGTAACAAACGCAGACTTCTTACGTTCTGCAATCAATTCACGTCGCGAAGAAGGCGACGAAATCTCATTAATGAAGTTTATCCGTGAAATGGATAGCAAAATGGACATCTTAGAGATGGACCAAGATATGGCTCAACGCTACTTAAACGAAGGTTTCTCAGGCGGAGAGAAAAAACGTAACGAAATTCTTCAATTAATGATGATCAAACCTACATTTGCCATCTTAGATGAAATTGACTCAGGTTTAGATATCGATGCACTGAAAGTCGTTTCAAAAGGTATTAATGAAATGCGCGGAGAAGGCTTTGGTAGCTTAATCATCACTCACTACCAACGTTTATTGAATTACATCACACCAGACCATGTACACGTTATGATGCAAGGCCGTGTAGTAAAATCAGGTGGACCTGAGCTTGCTCATAAATTAGAGGCTGAAGGGTACGACTGGATTAAAGCTGAATTAGGTATTGAAGACGAAACTGTTGGGCAAGAAGCATAAGAAGGGAGACAGTCAGCATGACGGTTGAAACAACATTAGCAGTAACAGAGCAAGACATTCGCGCTTACTCTGAAAAAATGCAAGAACCGGGATGGATGACAGAT
Protein-coding regions in this window:
- the sufC gene encoding Fe-S cluster assembly ATPase SufC; the protein is MSTLVITDLHVEIDGKEILKGVNLTLNTGEIHAVMGPNGTGKSTLASAIMGHPKYEVTSGSVTLDGEDVLEMEVDERAKAGLFLAMQYPSEINGVTNADFLRSAINSRREEGDEISLMKFIREMDSKMDILEMDQDMAQRYLNEGFSGGEKKRNEILQLMMIKPTFAILDEIDSGLDIDALKVVSKGINEMRGEGFGSLIITHYQRLLNYITPDHVHVMMQGRVVKSGGPELAHKLEAEGYDWIKAELGIEDETVGQEA